A single genomic interval of Scyliorhinus canicula chromosome 15, sScyCan1.1, whole genome shotgun sequence harbors:
- the LOC119978779 gene encoding glycerol-3-phosphate phosphatase yields MPGDCIFTMAAGCVHLSGPLCSQVVASVDALLFDCDGVLWKGESPIPGAVQLINRLQERGKRVFFLTNNSTKSRQMYGEKLRGLGFEARPEQVFGTAPCAALYLRQEARLQGSVYLIGGAALRGELQAQGIACSGSGSGPEHTSGPMHDWAAEPLDPAVGAVLVGFDEHFTYMKLCRAARYLRNPACIFLATNTDTLLPLEGGGIPGTGCLVKAVEAAANRTAHVIGKPSTFMFECMVKEHGVDLNRTIMVGDRLDTDILMGSNCGLRTILTLTGVSTLEEVRAHQESDASDRHKLVPNYYVDSIADLLPALD; encoded by the exons ATGCCAGGGGACTGCATCTTCACCATGGCCGCTGGTTGCGTTCACTTGTCGGGGCCTCTTTGCTCTCAGGTTGTGGCCTCAGTCGATGCTCTGCTGTTTGACTGCGATGGGGTGCTGTGGAAAGGGGAGAGCCCGATCCCCGGGGCTGTGCAGCTGATTAACCGGCTGCAGGAGCGGGGGAAGCGGGTTTTCTTCCTGACCAACAACAGCACCAAGAGCCGGCAGATGTACGGGGAGAAGCTGCGGGGCCTGGGCTTCGAGGCTCGGCCTGAACAGGTCTTTGGCACCGCGCCCTGCGCCGCCCTTTACCTGCGGCAAGAGGCCAGGCTCCAAGGCTCCGTCTACCTGATCGGCGGCGCGGCCCTCCGCGGGGAGCTGCAGGCCCAGGGCATCGCCTGCTCCGGCTCCGGCTCCGGGCCCGAGCACACTTCCGGGCCCATGCACGATTGGGCGGCCGAGCCCCTCGATCCCGCTGTGGGCGCCGTGCTGGTCGGCTTCGACGAGCATTTCACTTACATGAAGCTGTGCCGGGCCGCCCGCTACCTGCGGAATCCCGCCTGCATCTTCCTGGCCACAAATACCGACACCCTGCTTCCGCTGGAGGGAGGCGGCATCCCGG GCACAGGCTGCTTGGTGAAGGCAGTCGAAGCAGCAGCGAATCGCACCGCTCATGTCATCGGCAAGCCCAGCACCTTTATGTTTGAGTGTATGGTGAAAGAGCATGGCGTCGATCTGAACAGGACAATCATGGTGGGAGATCGACTGGACACCGACATCCTCATGGGGTCTAACTGTGGCCTTCGCACCATCCTGACTCTGACTGGTGTTTCCACCCTGGAAGAGGTGAGGGCACATCAGGAAAGTGATGCCTCCGACCGCCACAAGCTAGTTCCCAACTATTATGTGGACAGCATAGCTGACTTGCTTCCAGCACTTGATTGA